A portion of the Camelus bactrianus isolate YW-2024 breed Bactrian camel chromosome 25, ASM4877302v1, whole genome shotgun sequence genome contains these proteins:
- the RECQL4 gene encoding ATP-dependent DNA helicase Q4 isoform X1, with the protein MERLRDVRERLQALERAFRRQRGRRPGQEDVDAAPEETRALYREYGALKETLGQAGGVGPRDLEQSLPAAAEEVPAPSCWGSHLNRAATQSPRPTWKPSSQGSVQDYGKRLKANLKYSLQAGPALGRIPRLAQRSSKVPSPGPPGTTTAPTSPEDDDEVPPQPPKPQLRPGRLQQLRASLSLRLGSLDPGWLQRCHSGTPDFLGVSKACQPVLGAEESQPLTSGVPSVLYPITVPEVPVQGPEVPALQATGVSALKPHSGNSQGKKQRRSRELEGCHAQTQQDKGQAEPLPEGAGAAVHAKDSPEEPVRAQPPSNPTAPRPTARDRGNYVRLNMKQKRYVRGPALRGRLLRKQTWRQKWQKKGECLGGVQPRATAKDSYFQCEQLSHWASHCPQSEPTLAPQEGDTQTLPTLEEVSQSTGAADCRLSAGREDTEPVGPELLVPLGESVPEVPCPPPSVPPLYPPGPSGQVADTPAEVFQALGQLGHQAFRPGQECVVMRILSGMSTLLVLPTGAGKSLCYQLPALLYSRRSPCLALVISPLMSLMDDQVSGLPPGLKAACIHSGMTRRQRDSALQKVRSAQVQVLMLSPEALAGAGAGGAVFLTQLPPVAFACIDEAHCLSQWSHNFRPCYLRVCKVLRERLGVSCFLGLTATATRSTAHDVAQHLGVPEESVLRGPVTIPANLHLSVSTDRDPDQALVTLLQSDRFRALGSVIIYCNRREDTERVAALLRTCLREAWALGPGGQALEAVAEAYHAGMCSRERRRVQRAFMEGRLWVVVATVAFGMGLDRPDVRAVLHLGLPPSFENYVQAVGRAGRDGQPAHCHLFLQPQGEDLWELRRHVHANAVDFLAVKKLVQCVFPPCACTQSPPEQEGGESQDSHSARAPVATCPQDADQPSLKHRAQCLGHERALPVQPMVQALDMPEEGEKRGCAAGGIPISPCPLSPALPPAIETLLCYLELHPQRWLKLLAPTYARCHLRCPGGPTQLQALARRCPPLAVCLAQQPPDNTGGESSSVEFDVVELVDSMGWELAPVRRALNQLRWDPERRTGVPAPSPACQPCAGSRARCPGQSAPHLLGFSQRSLPQLWAVPGTAQRGPQQSAQGPAQPLLRGRGPRGQGGGAGSRARTGPAAPGLGGADPPGHPPPPVLLARAAVLGQGCGPGLPRHREPPLSGPGLWAGPALLEKVPTPELPCPDAPGHRGGPAVGPLTALCRRPCSPTSQTTWPEQGLHSQYGRCHICSSSRQRWGISDQPPWAKPTARSVGAKGVQNKRCSSCS; encoded by the exons ATGGAGCGGCTGCGGGACGTGCGGGAGAGGCTGCAGGCTTTGGAGCGCGCGTTTCGGCGGCAGCGCGGACGGCGGCCAGGCCAG GAGGACGTAGACGCGGCGCCGGAGGAGACCCGCG CGCTCTACCGGGAGTACGGTGCCCTGAAGGAGACCCTGGGCCAGGCCGGCGGCGTCGGGCCTCGCGATTTGGAGCAGTCGCTTCCCGCAGCGGCCGAGGAG GTGCCGGCGCCCAGCTGCTGGGGGTCCCACTTGAATCGGGCTGCGACCCAGAGCCCCCGGCCTACATGGAAGCCGAGCTCTCAGGGGTCTGTGCAGGACTATGGGAAGAGGCTTAAGGCCAACCTAAAGTACAGTCTGCAG GCCGGGCCAGCCCTGGGCCGGATACCCCGACTTGCCCAAAGATCCTCCAAGGTcccttccccagggcctccaGGCACAACGACTGCCCCCACCTCTCCAGAAGATGACGACGAGGTGCCCCCCCAGCCTCCCAAGCCCCAGCTGAGGCCAGGCCGGCTCCAGCAGCTGCGGGCATCCCTGAGCCTGCGACTGGGCTCCCTAGACCCTGGATGGCTACAGCGGTGCCACAGTGGAACCCCAGATTTTCTGGGGGTTTCCAAGGCCTGCCAGCCTGTCCTGGGTGCAGAGGAGTCACAGCCTCTGACTTCAGGTGTTCCATCTGTCCTCTACCCCATCACCGTCCCTGAGGTACCTGTACAAGGCCCAGAGGTTCCAGCCCTACAAGCAACTGGTGTCAGTGCGTTAAAACCCCATAGTGGTAACAGTCAAGGCAAGAAGCAGAGACGGAGTAGGGAGCTGGAGGGATGCCATGCACAGACCCAGCAGGACAAAGGCCAAGCGGAACCCCTGCCTGAGGGAGCTGGGGCTGCAGTGCATGCAAAAGACTCTCCAGAGGAGCCTGTGAGGGCACAGCCCCCCAGCAACCCCACAGCCCCCAG GCCCACCGCGCGAGACAGGGGTAATTACGTGCGACTCAACATGAAGCAGAAACGCTATGTGCGGGGCCCAGCCCTGCGGGGCAGGCTTCTCCGCAAGCAG ACTTGGAGGCAGAAGTGGCAGAAGAAAGGGGAGTGTCTTGGGGGTGTTCAGCCCAGAGCCACAGCCAAGGACTCTTATTTCCAGTGTGAGCAGCTCAGCCACTGGGCATCCCACTGCCCTCAGTCAG AACCTACCCTGGCTCCTCAGGAGGGTGACACACAGACCCTGCCCACGTTGGAGGAAGTATCCCAGAGCACTGGTGCTGCCGACTGCCGACTCTCTG CAGGCAGAGAAGACACAGAGCCTGTGGGGCCTGAGCTGCTGGTGCCTCTGGGGGAGTCTGTGCCCGAGGTGCCCTGTCCCCCTCCTTCTGTGCCCCCACTCTACCCACCAGGGCCCTCGGGGCAGGTGGCAG ACACACCGGCTGAGGTGTTCCAGGCCCTGGGGCAGCTGGGGCACCAGGCCTTCCGCCCTGGGCAGGAGTGTGTGGTCATGCGGATCCTGTCTG GCATGTCCACGCTGCTGGTGCTGCCCACAGGCGCTGGCAAGTCCTTGTGCTACCAGCTGCCCGCGCTGCTCTACTCCCGGCGCAGTCCCTGCCTCGCACTCGTCATCTCTCCCCTCATGTCACTCATGGACGACCAG GTGTCAGGCCTGCCCCCAGGCCTGAAGGCAGCCTGCATCCACTCCGGGATGACCAGGAGGCAGCGGGACTCTGCACTGCAGAAG GTTCGATCGGCCCAGGTCCAAGTACTGATGCTTTCACCAGAGGcgctggctggggctggggccgggggcgCTGTCTTCCTCACTCAGCTCCCCCCAGTTGCCTTCGCTTGCATCGACGAGGCCCACTGCCTCTCTCAGTGGTCCCACAACTTCCGGCCCTGCTACCTGCGTGTCTGCAAG GTGTTGCGGGAACGCCTCGGTGTCAGCTGCTTCCTGGGtctcacagccacagccacacgCAGCACCGCCCATGACGTGGCCCAGCACCTGGGTGTGCCCGAGGAGTCTGTCCTCAGGGGCCCAGTCACCATCCCAGCCAACCTGCATCTCTCTGTGTCCACAGACAGGGACCCAGACCAG GCTCTGGTGACACTGCTGCAGAGTGACCGTTTTCGTGCCCTGGGTTCTGTCATCATCTACTGCAACAGGCGAGAGGACACGGAGCGTGTTGCTGCACTGCTGCGCACCTGCCTGCGTgaggcctgggccctgggccccggag GCCAAGCCCTGGAGGCTGTGGCCGAAGCCTACCACGCCGGCATGTGCAGCCGGGAACGGCGGCGGGTGCAGCGGGCCTTCATGGAGGGCCGGCTGTGGGTGGTGGTGGCCACAGTGGCGTTCGGGATGGGGCTGGACCGGCCGGACGTGCGGGCCGTGCTGCATCTGGGGCTGCCCCCAAGCTTTGAGAACTATGTGCAGGCTGTGGGCCGGGCCGGGCGTGACGGGCAGCCTGCACACTGCCACCTCTTCCTGCAGCCCCAG GGCGAGGATCTCTGGGAGCTGCGTAGACACGTGCACGCCAACGCTGTCGACTTCCTCGCCGTGAAGAAGCTCGTGCAGTGCGTGTTTCCTCCCTGCGCCTGCACCCAGAGTCCCCCAGAGCAGGAGGGTGGTGAGAGCCAGGACAGCCACTCGGCTAGAGCTCCTGTGGCCACATGCCCCCAGGATGCTGACCAACCCAGTCTCAAGCACAGAGCCCAGTGTCTGGGCCATGAGCGGGCGCTCCCAGTGCAGCCAATGGTGCAGGCCCTGGATATGCCCGAAGAGGGTGAGAAACGGGGATGTGCGGCGGGGGGCATCCCTATATCCCCATGTCCCCTGAGCCCTGCTCTGCCCCCAGCCATCGAGACCCTGCTCTGCTACCTAGAGCTGCACCCACAGCGCTGGCTGAAGCTTCTGGCACCCACGTATGCCCGCTGCCACCTGCGCTGCCCCGGGGGCCCCACCCAACTCCAGGCCCTGGCCCGCAG GTGTCCTCCCCTGGCTGTGTGCTTGGCCCAGCAGCCCCCCGATAACACAGGTGGGGAGAGCAGTTCTGTGGAGTTTGACGTGGTCGAGCTGGTGGACTCAATGGGCTGGGAACTGGCCCCCGTGCGGCGGGCTCTTAACCAGCTGCGCTGGGACCCAGAGCGCAGGACAGGTGTgcccgcccccagccctgctTGCCAG CCGTGTGCAGGCTCGAGAGCGAGATGCCCTGGCCAGTCTGCGCCGCACCTTCTGGGCTTTtcacag CGTAGCCTTCCCCAGCTGTGGGCCGTGCCTGGAACAGCCCAACGAGGACCGCAGCAGTCAGCTCAAGGCCCTGCTCAGCCGCTACTTCGAGGACGAGGGcccaggggacagggaggaggagcagggtcCAGAGCCAGGACAGGCCCAG CAGCTCCAGGACTGGGAGGAGCAGATCCGCCGGGACATCCGCCACCTCCTGTCCTCCTGGCCAGAGCAGCAGTTCTCGGGCAGGGCTGTGGCCCGGGTCTTCCACGGCATCG GGAGCCCCCGCTATCCGGCCCAGGTTTATGGGCGGGACCGGCGCTTCTGGAGAAAGTACCTACACCTGAGCTTCCATGCCCTGATGCACCTGGCCACAGAGGAGGTCCTGCTGTGGGGCCACTGACTGCTCTGTGCAGAAGGCCCTGTTCTCCCACATCACAGACAACATGGCCTGAGCAGGGGCTGCACAGCCAGTATGGAAGGTGTCACATATGCAGTTCATCAAGGCAAAGATGGGGTATCAGTGACCAACCACCCTGGGCAAAACCCACCGCCAGGAGCGTGGGGGCAAAAGGGGTACAGAATAAAAGATGCTCAAGTTGCTCTTAG
- the RECQL4 gene encoding ATP-dependent DNA helicase Q4 isoform X2 — MERLRDVRERLQALERAFRRQRGRRPGQEDVDAAPEETRALYREYGALKETLGQAGGVGPRDLEQSLPAAAEEVPAPSCWGSHLNRAATQSPRPTWKPSSQGSVQDYGKRLKANLKYSLQAGPALGRIPRLAQRSSKVPSPGPPGTTTAPTSPEDDDEVPPQPPKPQLRPGRLQQLRASLSLRLGSLDPGWLQRCHSGTPDFLGVSKACQPVLGAEESQPLTSGVPSVLYPITVPEVPVQGPEVPALQATGVSALKPHSGNSQGKKQRRSRELEGCHAQTQQDKGQAEPLPEGAGAAVHAKDSPEEPVRAQPPSNPTAPRPTARDRGNYVRLNMKQKRYVRGPALRGRLLRKQTWRQKWQKKGECLGGVQPRATAKDSYFQCEQLSHWASHCPQSEPTLAPQEGDTQTLPTLEEVSQSTGAADCRLSAGREDTEPVGPELLVPLGESVPEVPCPPPSVPPLYPPGPSGQVADTPAEVFQALGQLGHQAFRPGQECVVMRILSGMSTLLVLPTGAGKSLCYQLPALLYSRRSPCLALVISPLMSLMDDQVSGLPPGLKAACIHSGMTRRQRDSALQKVRSAQVQVLMLSPEALAGAGAGGAVFLTQLPPVAFACIDEAHCLSQWSHNFRPCYLRVCKVLRERLGVSCFLGLTATATRSTAHDVAQHLGVPEESVLRGPVTIPANLHLSVSTDRDPDQALVTLLQSDRFRALGSVIIYCNRREDTERVAALLRTCLREAWALGPGGQALEAVAEAYHAGMCSRERRRVQRAFMEGRLWVVVATVAFGMGLDRPDVRAVLHLGLPPSFENYVQAVGRAGRDGQPAHCHLFLQPQGEDLWELRRHVHANAVDFLAVKKLVQCVFPPCACTQSPPEQEGGESQDSHSARAPVATCPQDADQPSLKHRAQCLGHERALPVQPMVQALDMPEEAIETLLCYLELHPQRWLKLLAPTYARCHLRCPGGPTQLQALARRCPPLAVCLAQQPPDNTGGESSSVEFDVVELVDSMGWELAPVRRALNQLRWDPERRTGVPQGTGVLVEFRELAFHLHSPGDLTAQKKDEICDFLYSRVQARERDALASLRRTFWAFHSVAFPSCGPCLEQPNEDRSSQLKALLSRYFEDEGPGDREEEQGPEPGQAQLQDWEEQIRRDIRHLLSSWPEQQFSGRAVARVFHGIGSPRYPAQVYGRDRRFWRKYLHLSFHALMHLATEEVLLWGH, encoded by the exons ATGGAGCGGCTGCGGGACGTGCGGGAGAGGCTGCAGGCTTTGGAGCGCGCGTTTCGGCGGCAGCGCGGACGGCGGCCAGGCCAG GAGGACGTAGACGCGGCGCCGGAGGAGACCCGCG CGCTCTACCGGGAGTACGGTGCCCTGAAGGAGACCCTGGGCCAGGCCGGCGGCGTCGGGCCTCGCGATTTGGAGCAGTCGCTTCCCGCAGCGGCCGAGGAG GTGCCGGCGCCCAGCTGCTGGGGGTCCCACTTGAATCGGGCTGCGACCCAGAGCCCCCGGCCTACATGGAAGCCGAGCTCTCAGGGGTCTGTGCAGGACTATGGGAAGAGGCTTAAGGCCAACCTAAAGTACAGTCTGCAG GCCGGGCCAGCCCTGGGCCGGATACCCCGACTTGCCCAAAGATCCTCCAAGGTcccttccccagggcctccaGGCACAACGACTGCCCCCACCTCTCCAGAAGATGACGACGAGGTGCCCCCCCAGCCTCCCAAGCCCCAGCTGAGGCCAGGCCGGCTCCAGCAGCTGCGGGCATCCCTGAGCCTGCGACTGGGCTCCCTAGACCCTGGATGGCTACAGCGGTGCCACAGTGGAACCCCAGATTTTCTGGGGGTTTCCAAGGCCTGCCAGCCTGTCCTGGGTGCAGAGGAGTCACAGCCTCTGACTTCAGGTGTTCCATCTGTCCTCTACCCCATCACCGTCCCTGAGGTACCTGTACAAGGCCCAGAGGTTCCAGCCCTACAAGCAACTGGTGTCAGTGCGTTAAAACCCCATAGTGGTAACAGTCAAGGCAAGAAGCAGAGACGGAGTAGGGAGCTGGAGGGATGCCATGCACAGACCCAGCAGGACAAAGGCCAAGCGGAACCCCTGCCTGAGGGAGCTGGGGCTGCAGTGCATGCAAAAGACTCTCCAGAGGAGCCTGTGAGGGCACAGCCCCCCAGCAACCCCACAGCCCCCAG GCCCACCGCGCGAGACAGGGGTAATTACGTGCGACTCAACATGAAGCAGAAACGCTATGTGCGGGGCCCAGCCCTGCGGGGCAGGCTTCTCCGCAAGCAG ACTTGGAGGCAGAAGTGGCAGAAGAAAGGGGAGTGTCTTGGGGGTGTTCAGCCCAGAGCCACAGCCAAGGACTCTTATTTCCAGTGTGAGCAGCTCAGCCACTGGGCATCCCACTGCCCTCAGTCAG AACCTACCCTGGCTCCTCAGGAGGGTGACACACAGACCCTGCCCACGTTGGAGGAAGTATCCCAGAGCACTGGTGCTGCCGACTGCCGACTCTCTG CAGGCAGAGAAGACACAGAGCCTGTGGGGCCTGAGCTGCTGGTGCCTCTGGGGGAGTCTGTGCCCGAGGTGCCCTGTCCCCCTCCTTCTGTGCCCCCACTCTACCCACCAGGGCCCTCGGGGCAGGTGGCAG ACACACCGGCTGAGGTGTTCCAGGCCCTGGGGCAGCTGGGGCACCAGGCCTTCCGCCCTGGGCAGGAGTGTGTGGTCATGCGGATCCTGTCTG GCATGTCCACGCTGCTGGTGCTGCCCACAGGCGCTGGCAAGTCCTTGTGCTACCAGCTGCCCGCGCTGCTCTACTCCCGGCGCAGTCCCTGCCTCGCACTCGTCATCTCTCCCCTCATGTCACTCATGGACGACCAG GTGTCAGGCCTGCCCCCAGGCCTGAAGGCAGCCTGCATCCACTCCGGGATGACCAGGAGGCAGCGGGACTCTGCACTGCAGAAG GTTCGATCGGCCCAGGTCCAAGTACTGATGCTTTCACCAGAGGcgctggctggggctggggccgggggcgCTGTCTTCCTCACTCAGCTCCCCCCAGTTGCCTTCGCTTGCATCGACGAGGCCCACTGCCTCTCTCAGTGGTCCCACAACTTCCGGCCCTGCTACCTGCGTGTCTGCAAG GTGTTGCGGGAACGCCTCGGTGTCAGCTGCTTCCTGGGtctcacagccacagccacacgCAGCACCGCCCATGACGTGGCCCAGCACCTGGGTGTGCCCGAGGAGTCTGTCCTCAGGGGCCCAGTCACCATCCCAGCCAACCTGCATCTCTCTGTGTCCACAGACAGGGACCCAGACCAG GCTCTGGTGACACTGCTGCAGAGTGACCGTTTTCGTGCCCTGGGTTCTGTCATCATCTACTGCAACAGGCGAGAGGACACGGAGCGTGTTGCTGCACTGCTGCGCACCTGCCTGCGTgaggcctgggccctgggccccggag GCCAAGCCCTGGAGGCTGTGGCCGAAGCCTACCACGCCGGCATGTGCAGCCGGGAACGGCGGCGGGTGCAGCGGGCCTTCATGGAGGGCCGGCTGTGGGTGGTGGTGGCCACAGTGGCGTTCGGGATGGGGCTGGACCGGCCGGACGTGCGGGCCGTGCTGCATCTGGGGCTGCCCCCAAGCTTTGAGAACTATGTGCAGGCTGTGGGCCGGGCCGGGCGTGACGGGCAGCCTGCACACTGCCACCTCTTCCTGCAGCCCCAG GGCGAGGATCTCTGGGAGCTGCGTAGACACGTGCACGCCAACGCTGTCGACTTCCTCGCCGTGAAGAAGCTCGTGCAGTGCGTGTTTCCTCCCTGCGCCTGCACCCAGAGTCCCCCAGAGCAGGAGGGTGGTGAGAGCCAGGACAGCCACTCGGCTAGAGCTCCTGTGGCCACATGCCCCCAGGATGCTGACCAACCCAGTCTCAAGCACAGAGCCCAGTGTCTGGGCCATGAGCGGGCGCTCCCAGTGCAGCCAATGGTGCAGGCCCTGGATATGCCCGAAGAGG CCATCGAGACCCTGCTCTGCTACCTAGAGCTGCACCCACAGCGCTGGCTGAAGCTTCTGGCACCCACGTATGCCCGCTGCCACCTGCGCTGCCCCGGGGGCCCCACCCAACTCCAGGCCCTGGCCCGCAG GTGTCCTCCCCTGGCTGTGTGCTTGGCCCAGCAGCCCCCCGATAACACAGGTGGGGAGAGCAGTTCTGTGGAGTTTGACGTGGTCGAGCTGGTGGACTCAATGGGCTGGGAACTGGCCCCCGTGCGGCGGGCTCTTAACCAGCTGCGCTGGGACCCAGAGCGCAGGACAG GTGTGCCTCAGGGCACGGGGGTGCTGGTGGAGTTCAGGGAGCTAGCCTTCCACCTGCACAGCCCCGGGGACCTGACAGCCCAGAAGAAGGATGAGATCTGTGACTTCCTATACAGCCGTGTGCAGGCTCGAGAGCGAGATGCCCTGGCCAGTCTGCGCCGCACCTTCTGGGCTTTtcacag CGTAGCCTTCCCCAGCTGTGGGCCGTGCCTGGAACAGCCCAACGAGGACCGCAGCAGTCAGCTCAAGGCCCTGCTCAGCCGCTACTTCGAGGACGAGGGcccaggggacagggaggaggagcagggtcCAGAGCCAGGACAGGCCCAG CTCCAGGACTGGGAGGAGCAGATCCGCCGGGACATCCGCCACCTCCTGTCCTCCTGGCCAGAGCAGCAGTTCTCGGGCAGGGCTGTGGCCCGGGTCTTCCACGGCATCG GGAGCCCCCGCTATCCGGCCCAGGTTTATGGGCGGGACCGGCGCTTCTGGAGAAAGTACCTACACCTGAGCTTCCATGCCCTGATGCACCTGGCCACAGAGGAGGTCCTGCTGTGGGGCCACTGA